From Eptesicus fuscus isolate TK198812 chromosome 14, DD_ASM_mEF_20220401, whole genome shotgun sequence, one genomic window encodes:
- the LOC103297305 gene encoding olfactory receptor 9A4 has product MMNNHSSATEFCLLGFPGSKDLHHILFATFFLFYSVTLIGNTVIIVIVCVDKRLQSPMYFFLGHLSALESLTTSIIIPVMLQGLLLPGMQTISLAGCVTQLFLYLAVGTTEFALLGAMAVDRYVAICKPLRYSIIMNSHTCMWVVIVSWVFGFLSEIWPVYATFQLTFCKSNVLDHFYCDRGQLLKLSCDDSLFTEFILFLMAIFIIIGSLAPVIVSYTYIISTILKIPTASGRRKAFSTCASHFTFVVLGYGSCLFLYVKPNQRQAAQYNKIASLVIAVVTPFLNPFIFTLRNDKVKEALRDSVKRSCQLFKY; this is encoded by the coding sequence ATGATGAACAATCACTCAAGTGCCACTGAGTTTTGTCTCCTTGGATTCCCTGGCTCCAAGGATCTACACCATATCCTCTTTgctaccttcttcctcttctactcAGTGACATTAATAGGAAACACAGTCATCATTGTGATTGTCTGTGTTGATAAACGTCTACAGTCCCCCATGTATTTCTTCCTTGGCCACCTCTCTGCCTTGGAGAGCCTGACCACATCTATTATCATCCCTGTCATGCTTCAAGGGTTACTGCTCCCTGGGATGCAGACAATATCTCTAGCTGGATGTGTCACCCAGCTCTTCCTGTACCTTGCTGTGGGGACCACAGAATTCGCATTACTGGGAGCAATGGCTGTGGACCGTTATGTGGCTATCTGTAAACCTTTGAGGTACAGCATCATTATGAACAGCCACACCTGCATGTGGGTGGTAATTGTGTCATGGGTGTTTGGGTTCCTTTCTGAAATCTGGCCAGTCTATGCCACGTTTCAGCTGACCTTCTGCAAATCAAATGTGTTAGACCATTTTTATTGTGACCGAGGGCAACTTCTCAAACTATCCTGTGATGACAGCCTtttcacagagtttattcttttcttaatgGCCATTTTCATTATCATTGGTTCTCTGGCACCAGTAATTGTCTCCTACACTTACATCATCTCCACCATCCTCAAGATCCCCACTGCCTCTGGCAGGAGGAAAGCCTTCTCTACGTGTGCCTCCCACTTCACCTTTGTGGTACTTGGATATGGCAGCTGCTTATTTCTCTATGTGAAACCTAATCAAAGGCAGGCAGCCCAGTACAATAAGATAGCATCCCTGGTGATTGCTGTGGTAACTCCTTTCCTGAACCCTTTCATCTTCACTCTCCGGAATGACAAAGTCAAAGAGGCCCTTAGAGATAGTGTGAAACGTTCCTGCCAACTTTTCAAGTATTAA